A window of Infirmifilum lucidum contains these coding sequences:
- a CDS encoding ABC transporter permease codes for MSSRGFGGRVGSVLRELLTYKSGILGIILLGFLVALSIYTVTTIPVDKAIMMWRSGESMWLDNPRVAPPEWIQFFVGKNLPKTMVFDSRKIGLNVAKSSAPVVGTNMKKVRIEFTFDYQYDDFPSELNMFFTSNFTREQGAPIVKIIWVKPNGERIDLGEFTVTGEKYNLYFVTEPITRALVSYVRQQYGVDPSDAITNMMFLFGKFTRESLKTGKMEVEKGTYRAIIDATLFGQESDIDCKMVVYGTVYGIAGTDHLRRPLEIALLWGAPVALAFGLTASLVTTFVGLIIATISGYYGGILDNIIQRVTEIYMVLPFLPFLILISVFYGINIWTLLAVVIVLSIFGPGIKSTRALVMQIKEYPYVEAAKVYGASNTRIIFLYIIPKILPPVIPGLISAVPGYVFLEAALAFLGLGDPSLPTWGKVINDAFEQGALYKGYFYWVLEPSAFLVLTGLAFALLGFALDRIVNPRLREM; via the coding sequence ATGAGTTCCAGGGGGTTTGGTGGGAGGGTAGGAAGTGTCCTCAGAGAACTCTTAACCTATAAGTCCGGCATACTAGGCATAATCCTACTCGGCTTCCTAGTGGCACTATCAATCTATACGGTTACCACGATACCGGTGGACAAGGCTATCATGATGTGGAGGAGCGGGGAGAGCATGTGGCTCGATAATCCTAGGGTAGCCCCTCCTGAGTGGATACAGTTTTTCGTCGGGAAGAACCTGCCTAAAACAATGGTGTTTGACTCCAGGAAAATAGGACTAAATGTTGCCAAGTCCTCAGCCCCAGTCGTTGGAACAAACATGAAGAAAGTAAGGATTGAGTTCACCTTCGACTACCAGTACGATGACTTCCCTTCAGAGCTCAACATGTTCTTCACGAGCAACTTCACACGCGAGCAGGGCGCGCCTATAGTGAAAATAATATGGGTTAAGCCTAATGGAGAGCGTATAGACCTCGGGGAGTTCACGGTTACCGGCGAGAAATACAACCTCTACTTCGTCACAGAACCTATCACGAGAGCTCTTGTCTCCTACGTTAGGCAACAGTACGGGGTTGACCCTAGCGACGCTATAACGAACATGATGTTCCTGTTCGGGAAGTTCACGCGTGAGTCCCTGAAAACTGGGAAAATGGAGGTAGAGAAGGGTACTTACAGGGCAATTATAGACGCCACGCTGTTCGGCCAGGAATCAGACATTGACTGTAAGATGGTCGTCTACGGCACTGTCTACGGGATTGCAGGTACAGACCACTTAAGACGGCCACTTGAAATAGCCCTACTGTGGGGCGCGCCGGTAGCCCTCGCCTTTGGCCTTACAGCGTCTCTTGTTACGACGTTCGTCGGACTGATAATCGCAACTATTAGCGGGTATTACGGCGGCATTCTAGACAACATAATCCAGAGGGTAACCGAAATCTACATGGTTCTACCCTTCCTCCCGTTCTTGATCCTCATATCTGTCTTCTACGGGATAAACATATGGACTCTCCTGGCCGTAGTAATAGTCCTGAGTATATTCGGTCCAGGAATTAAGTCGACTAGAGCGCTCGTCATGCAAATAAAGGAGTACCCATACGTAGAGGCTGCAAAGGTATACGGCGCGTCCAACACAAGGATAATTTTCCTGTACATAATACCGAAGATCCTCCCGCCGGTTATCCCAGGACTAATCTCGGCTGTACCGGGCTATGTATTCCTAGAGGCGGCGCTAGCGTTCCTGGGGCTAGGCGACCCCTCACTCCCAACGTGGGGTAAAGTCATAAACGACGCCTTCGAGCAGGGCGCCCTCTACAAGGGCTATTTCTACTGGGTACTCGAGCCCTCTGCTTTCCTCGTCCTTACAGGCCTCGCATTCGCCCTGCTAGGCTTCGCGTTAGACCGTATAGTTAACCCGAGGTTGCGTGAAATGTAG
- a CDS encoding NEW3 domain-containing protein, giving the protein MFKGVNYVRGMRLSGKTLSGLLQATLIAVVLTAQVGYGQSLLFFGRVTDTQMNPLQGAEIAVYSGNLLVALATTDKDGSFNLRIPPGTYVLRAYLKGYAPQQILLVATQERAGSLGTIVLEPAISLYTETTQFSMYQGDFLNLTLKLTNKGLDPLTVRLSLEMPGGWTGYFALPGGLQVGNIVIEAGSERTVFLNIRVPLNATGDARVNVVASWSNLSKKITYVFVVQPRKWNIVDFPATSLKAYPGAQLKVPMQITNPFPVDSEFRLSADTPQGWVSAIVDANNLGVGTVALKPRTSRQLFLILYIPPRTRTGVYPVFVYADYEGNRYTARLDISVESRFDLLNMTLTSARLNITGGSSSSIPVIIRNDGNMPTVILLRAVPNTPELRLTFSVSGQPAGSLYLLPGETRQVNLLVEASPYITPGTYEVKVYANGTTSTAEKTLLVSITGIRRLEVANYNFLVATAPGSIALYKIRVNNSGTYPLNSVTLRVDYAPQNFKLFIQPDKLSLLPGESGYFDVQVFVPSDAHEGAYNIQVTVEADGVSSTRVLVVWIRYETSVSFLVLMGSLVLVSFLLVFYGKKRFA; this is encoded by the coding sequence ATGTTTAAGGGGGTAAACTATGTGAGGGGCATGCGGCTCTCAGGGAAAACGCTGAGCGGCCTACTCCAGGCAACGCTCATAGCAGTAGTGCTCACGGCACAGGTGGGCTACGGCCAGTCCCTGCTCTTCTTCGGCAGAGTGACTGACACCCAGATGAACCCCCTACAGGGGGCTGAAATCGCCGTGTACAGCGGCAATCTACTGGTGGCACTAGCTACCACCGACAAGGACGGTAGTTTCAACCTGAGAATCCCACCTGGGACGTACGTACTGAGAGCTTACCTGAAGGGGTACGCGCCGCAACAGATCCTGCTAGTCGCGACGCAGGAGAGGGCGGGTAGCCTGGGTACAATAGTCCTTGAACCGGCAATTTCCCTCTACACCGAGACAACACAGTTCTCCATGTATCAAGGTGATTTCCTAAATTTAACGCTCAAGCTTACAAACAAAGGGCTGGACCCGCTAACAGTGCGCCTTTCGCTCGAAATGCCGGGAGGCTGGACTGGGTACTTTGCGTTGCCCGGAGGGCTTCAGGTGGGAAATATTGTTATCGAAGCGGGCTCAGAGCGGACTGTTTTCCTAAACATTCGCGTCCCACTAAATGCTACGGGCGATGCAAGAGTTAACGTCGTAGCAAGCTGGAGCAACCTTTCTAAAAAAATCACCTATGTCTTTGTAGTCCAGCCAAGGAAGTGGAATATTGTTGACTTCCCTGCCACGAGCCTAAAGGCCTACCCTGGAGCCCAACTCAAGGTACCGATGCAGATAACTAACCCGTTCCCTGTAGACTCGGAGTTCCGGCTCTCGGCAGACACCCCCCAGGGGTGGGTGTCCGCGATAGTTGACGCAAATAACCTCGGCGTAGGGACTGTAGCTTTAAAACCGCGTACAAGCAGGCAGCTCTTCCTGATACTCTATATACCTCCGAGAACTAGGACAGGAGTTTACCCCGTATTCGTTTATGCAGACTATGAGGGAAACCGCTATACGGCTAGGCTTGACATCTCCGTTGAGAGCAGATTTGACTTGCTCAACATGACCTTGACTTCGGCGAGGCTCAACATTACAGGAGGATCGTCGAGCAGTATCCCTGTGATCATACGGAATGACGGAAACATGCCCACAGTAATCCTGCTTAGAGCAGTACCGAACACGCCAGAACTCAGACTAACCTTCTCGGTGTCGGGCCAGCCGGCCGGCTCGCTGTACCTTTTGCCGGGCGAGACCCGGCAGGTTAACCTGCTCGTGGAGGCTTCACCTTATATTACTCCTGGGACTTACGAAGTAAAGGTATACGCGAATGGGACTACAAGTACAGCTGAGAAGACTCTACTAGTGAGCATAACCGGGATTCGACGCCTGGAAGTTGCGAATTACAATTTCCTGGTGGCAACAGCTCCTGGCTCTATTGCGCTCTACAAGATTCGCGTGAATAACTCTGGCACTTACCCTCTAAACTCCGTGACTTTAAGAGTAGACTACGCCCCCCAGAACTTCAAGCTCTTCATCCAGCCGGACAAATTGTCGTTACTCCCAGGAGAGTCCGGCTACTTTGACGTCCAGGTTTTTGTTCCCAGTGACGCACACGAGGGAGCCTATAACATCCAGGTGACCGTGGAAGCTGATGGAGTCTCGTCGACTCGAGTGCTTGTAGTCTGGATCCGCTATGAGACAAGCGTAAGTTTTCTAGTCCTGATGGGTTCGCTCGTCCTAGTGAGCTTTCTCCTGGTCTTCTACGGCAAGAAGAGGTTCGCTTAG
- a CDS encoding ABC transporter permease: MIPLGFVKFVVKRFIVLYLTVVIAIYATILVANMGGKVDEIVIGDIRMSIAQMVNQNPQYKGLSGEERAKLIDQLVELEIKRRGLDTPFMIRSLVYLKDALTLDLGRALVLRSDSGSMYVKNIILERLPNTVMLFTTVTVINFFLHLFIGLYLSRHYGSPLDKITVALAPTSVIPGWFYGIFLILIFYSWLHVLPPGGLVDVPPPENPVDYALSVMKHMILPMLSWIISGFFLGVYGNRTFFLIFSTEDYVEAAKAKGLPPRVIETRYILRPTLPPIVTSFALSLIGSWGGAIITETVFEWPGLGLVTFNAISSFDTPVIVGITVIYAYLLMFTVLILDIIYGWLDPRIKVQFR, translated from the coding sequence ATGATACCGCTAGGGTTCGTGAAATTCGTTGTTAAGAGGTTCATAGTACTCTACCTTACAGTGGTAATAGCTATCTACGCCACCATTCTCGTGGCGAACATGGGGGGCAAGGTCGACGAGATAGTGATTGGAGACATCAGGATGTCCATCGCGCAGATGGTAAACCAGAACCCGCAGTATAAAGGTCTAAGCGGGGAGGAGAGAGCGAAGCTCATTGACCAGCTCGTAGAGCTCGAGATAAAGAGGCGTGGGCTCGACACGCCATTCATGATCAGGAGCCTCGTGTACTTGAAGGACGCGCTAACTCTAGACCTCGGCCGCGCCCTCGTCCTGAGGAGCGACTCCGGTTCAATGTACGTCAAGAACATCATCCTCGAGAGGCTACCGAACACCGTAATGCTCTTTACGACGGTAACCGTGATAAACTTCTTCCTGCACCTGTTCATCGGGCTCTACCTCTCCCGGCACTACGGTAGCCCTCTAGACAAGATTACTGTTGCACTTGCACCAACGTCCGTGATACCGGGGTGGTTCTACGGGATATTCCTGATCCTGATCTTCTACTCCTGGCTACACGTACTGCCACCTGGAGGCCTCGTCGACGTCCCGCCGCCGGAGAACCCCGTGGACTACGCGTTGAGCGTCATGAAGCACATGATACTCCCGATGCTCTCATGGATTATCTCTGGCTTCTTCCTGGGGGTGTACGGGAACAGGACGTTCTTCCTGATATTCTCCACCGAGGACTACGTCGAGGCCGCAAAGGCTAAGGGCTTGCCGCCACGAGTAATCGAGACGAGGTATATACTGAGGCCCACGCTACCCCCGATAGTTACGAGCTTCGCCTTGTCCCTCATAGGCTCGTGGGGTGGCGCCATAATAACCGAGACTGTGTTCGAGTGGCCGGGCCTGGGCCTTGTCACGTTCAACGCCATCTCTTCCTTCGACACGCCAGTCATAGTCGGCATAACGGTAATCTACGCGTACTTGCTCATGTTCACGGTTCTAATACTGGACATCATCTACGGGTGGCTTGACCCCAGGATAAAAGTCCAGTTCAGGTGA
- a CDS encoding ABC transporter ATP-binding protein, producing the protein MWFEIRRGLFAEPIPLKAVDGVTFDLDVGEAVSVVGESGSGKTTLGKTILRLYKPTGGKLLFKGRDITDLDEKDLMWYKRETGLVQQDPYGAMPSFMTISRILEEPLIIHKVGDNEERQEMVFKALEEVKLTPVEDFAFKYPHMLSGGQLQRVAIARALILKPSLVVADEPVSMLDASVRVEILTLMRELQEKRKISFIYITHDLSTTRYFSEKIFIMYAGHLIERGSTKALLRNPLHPYTRALLAAIPDPDPENRKRFREVPAGEPPSLINPPPGCRFAPRCPFATERCRREVPPEFEVEPGHFVKCWLYAGLA; encoded by the coding sequence ATGTGGTTCGAGATACGTCGAGGACTGTTCGCAGAGCCAATACCGCTCAAGGCCGTCGACGGCGTAACTTTCGACTTGGACGTAGGCGAGGCAGTATCGGTTGTTGGCGAGTCCGGGAGCGGCAAGACAACACTCGGCAAGACTATTCTGCGCCTCTACAAGCCAACCGGAGGTAAGCTACTGTTTAAGGGGCGCGACATCACAGACCTCGACGAGAAGGATCTCATGTGGTACAAGAGGGAGACAGGGCTTGTACAGCAAGACCCATACGGTGCCATGCCGTCTTTCATGACCATCTCTAGAATACTCGAAGAACCCCTAATAATCCATAAAGTCGGTGACAACGAGGAAAGGCAGGAGATGGTCTTCAAGGCCCTCGAAGAAGTCAAGCTCACGCCTGTGGAGGACTTTGCCTTCAAGTACCCTCACATGCTCAGCGGTGGCCAGCTGCAGAGAGTCGCTATTGCGAGGGCGTTGATACTCAAGCCTAGCCTCGTCGTCGCAGACGAGCCTGTCTCGATGCTAGACGCCTCTGTCAGAGTCGAGATTCTCACGTTGATGAGAGAGCTACAAGAGAAGAGGAAGATTAGCTTCATCTATATAACTCACGACCTCTCCACCACAAGATACTTCAGCGAGAAGATATTCATAATGTACGCGGGGCACCTCATCGAGCGCGGATCCACAAAGGCCCTCCTGAGGAATCCGCTGCACCCATACACTCGCGCTTTACTCGCAGCAATTCCAGACCCTGACCCCGAGAACAGGAAGCGCTTCCGAGAAGTGCCAGCTGGAGAGCCCCCAAGCCTCATCAACCCGCCTCCCGGCTGCCGGTTCGCACCCAGATGCCCGTTTGCAACTGAGAGGTGTAGGCGCGAAGTACCTCCAGAGTTTGAAGTCGAGCCTGGTCACTTCGTTAAGTGCTGGCTTTATGCTGGGCTGGCCTAA
- a CDS encoding ABC transporter ATP-binding protein, with product MAGTVLSVKDLKLYFKTRKGTVKAVDGVGFELRKGETLAIVGESGCGKTSLARAIIRLLPRNVEKFEGTVMLNGTDVMRLSEEEFRKRVRWQKISYVFQGSQNALNPVLKVGFQIAEPLIVHKGLSREEALAEAKKYLRLVGIHESFLDRYPFELSGGMRQRAVIAMALITHPDVVILDEPTSALDVITQANIMNLLKRIKQEMNISYIFITHDVPLTSELADRVAVMYAGQIVELADADDFYTSPKHPYSEKLMASVPTLRTDKKLEFIPGAPPSLINPPPGCRFHPRCPFAYERCLREEPPQYNIKGASFVKCWLYVEGKR from the coding sequence ATGGCTGGCACTGTTTTAAGTGTAAAAGACTTAAAGCTCTACTTTAAGACCAGGAAAGGCACCGTAAAAGCGGTTGATGGAGTCGGCTTCGAACTGAGGAAAGGCGAGACGCTGGCGATTGTAGGCGAGTCAGGCTGCGGCAAAACTTCACTCGCAAGGGCGATAATCAGGCTACTGCCCAGGAACGTCGAGAAGTTTGAGGGTACAGTGATGCTCAACGGGACGGACGTGATGAGGCTCAGCGAGGAGGAGTTCAGGAAGAGAGTAAGGTGGCAGAAAATATCTTACGTGTTCCAGGGCTCGCAGAACGCCCTGAACCCCGTGCTCAAGGTGGGCTTCCAGATCGCAGAGCCCCTCATAGTCCACAAAGGCCTTAGCCGGGAGGAGGCCCTCGCCGAGGCTAAAAAGTACTTACGGCTAGTCGGCATACACGAGAGCTTCCTCGACAGGTACCCGTTTGAGCTCAGCGGTGGCATGAGGCAGAGGGCCGTGATCGCCATGGCGCTCATAACACACCCGGACGTAGTCATCCTCGACGAGCCCACTTCTGCGCTAGACGTTATAACACAGGCGAACATAATGAACCTCCTCAAGAGGATTAAGCAGGAAATGAACATTAGCTACATCTTCATAACGCACGACGTGCCGCTGACTAGCGAGCTGGCCGACAGGGTAGCAGTGATGTACGCCGGCCAGATAGTAGAGCTAGCCGACGCCGATGACTTCTACACCTCACCCAAGCACCCGTACTCCGAGAAGCTCATGGCCAGTGTCCCGACTCTACGCACTGACAAGAAGCTCGAGTTCATACCGGGTGCACCGCCAAGCCTCATCAACCCGCCTCCCGGTTGCCGCTTCCACCCGAGGTGCCCCTTCGCATACGAGAGGTGTCTCCGCGAGGAGCCCCCGCAATACAATATTAAGGGGGCGTCTTTCGTTAAGTGCTGGCTTTACGTTGAGGGCAAGAGGTGA
- a CDS encoding cytochrome c biogenesis CcdA family protein, whose translation MDVAQLVLLYLLGIETAFTPCFLPILPIFLNFVARSSKGRVFLSSLFFAAGVTASFVLYGLLATYSSGILRSFLVASLPSIATGLGLLLISIGVVVLSPARVLFSTIPSVQPRFKKTSLVNAFVLGFTFSLVAAPCAATFLVAAFSLVWLGSLNSQNSAMATVLVYASGTSTPFLLIGLFAEKVGKKLSRSFFVRHNETLSGLITISLGVLTVLSVENYDLVSIHVAQHLYPYFVLFSLLPVLAYFTSLLRLGVKVGSLPPTLLASGVLLLGVSDVIRLFQPHPYATVVYIALALASRALVIAGGLLLAKPHVYSVILAVFPQSIVTLDLLMLFSWIAGPGRREREHLFAALFILLHLVTDLQPLVPMDILPVLILLLQPVSYLSILIPASKVSRVLTGLRLLEEV comes from the coding sequence ATGGATGTAGCCCAGCTTGTGTTGCTGTATCTGCTAGGTATTGAGACGGCTTTTACGCCGTGCTTCCTCCCGATTCTACCAATCTTCCTCAACTTTGTAGCCAGGTCTAGCAAGGGTAGAGTTTTCCTCTCGAGCCTGTTCTTCGCGGCTGGGGTAACTGCGAGCTTCGTGCTCTATGGGTTGCTCGCAACGTACAGTAGTGGTATCCTGCGGTCTTTCCTAGTAGCAAGCCTGCCGAGTATAGCGACGGGACTGGGGCTCCTTTTAATCAGTATAGGAGTCGTTGTCCTGAGCCCTGCGAGAGTCCTATTCTCTACCATACCTTCAGTACAGCCCCGTTTCAAGAAGACTTCTCTCGTGAATGCATTCGTGCTAGGCTTCACCTTCTCCCTCGTGGCAGCACCTTGTGCCGCAACTTTTCTCGTGGCGGCGTTCTCGCTTGTGTGGTTAGGATCCCTGAATAGCCAGAACAGTGCTATGGCTACAGTGCTAGTCTATGCTTCAGGCACTAGTACACCCTTCCTGTTAATAGGGCTTTTCGCGGAGAAAGTAGGCAAGAAGCTCTCGCGAAGCTTCTTCGTAAGGCACAACGAGACGCTCTCCGGGTTGATCACAATCTCGCTGGGAGTGCTCACGGTGTTAAGCGTGGAGAACTACGACTTAGTATCTATCCACGTTGCCCAACACCTCTACCCGTACTTCGTGCTCTTCTCACTACTACCCGTGCTCGCCTATTTTACAAGCCTCCTACGCCTAGGGGTGAAAGTAGGGTCTCTACCCCCAACTCTACTGGCTTCCGGCGTACTGTTACTGGGAGTCTCAGACGTTATAAGGCTCTTCCAGCCACACCCCTATGCAACCGTAGTATACATCGCTCTAGCGCTTGCATCAAGGGCACTGGTTATTGCTGGAGGACTTCTTCTGGCAAAACCTCACGTGTACTCAGTTATCCTGGCAGTGTTTCCACAGAGCATAGTCACGCTTGACTTGTTGATGCTCTTCTCCTGGATTGCAGGCCCTGGCCGCCGCGAGAGGGAGCACTTGTTCGCAGCACTGTTCATCCTCTTACATCTTGTAACTGACCTCCAGCCTCTGGTTCCAATGGACATCCTGCCAGTGCTCATATTACTGCTACAACCCGTATCTTACCTGAGCATTCTGATACCTGCCTCCAAGGTATCACGCGTACTGACAGGCCTACGACTGCTTGAAGAGGTCTAG
- a CDS encoding DUF5752 family protein, which produces MSYIKHVVLMFEVHQPYRLERRALRKLTDAILVRGRLGVEDLEGIYFDHELNREVFERVVKRCYLPANSVILQQIDFFKDHGKKFKVAYSMSGVLLEQSEKWAPELVESFKQLADTGLVEFLDQTYFHSLSFLVAEEEFVDQIRMHRETVKALFGMYPTSVENTEFIYNNYVGRIFDRLGYKVVLTEGVERVLMWRSPNYVYKAKGASIRVLMRNYRLSDDIGFRFASEWWSEYPLTAEKYSAWLAATPGDVILVAIDYETFGEHFPAETGILEFLRWLPGEVLKWENLRFSTPTEVAESVPPRDEIDVPEGETISWADLERDLSAWLGNFMQDYAFERLKDLWLQIKALQDGRLLRLWRLLSISDHFYYMSTKGGGPGDVHSYFSPYKSPFQAYMYYLDVLSDLEARVRFAFVENPEARYRYLWMRRVKTGEEFVFFLSEGRPTDIVAWNVFSFIEAVERAPEESIRFHQERNDFAKWLESSVGEKVLAERLSTIKPEGAHDLRAAILGVLYARRRELFGF; this is translated from the coding sequence GTGTCGTACATAAAGCACGTAGTGCTGATGTTTGAAGTACACCAGCCCTACCGCCTGGAGAGGAGGGCCCTGAGGAAGCTCACCGATGCTATTCTCGTGCGTGGAAGGCTCGGCGTAGAGGATCTCGAGGGCATCTATTTTGACCACGAGCTCAACCGCGAGGTCTTCGAAAGAGTCGTCAAGAGGTGCTACCTCCCGGCTAACTCAGTCATACTACAGCAGATAGACTTCTTTAAAGACCACGGCAAGAAGTTCAAGGTCGCGTACAGCATGTCCGGCGTCCTCCTCGAGCAGTCTGAAAAGTGGGCCCCAGAGCTCGTAGAGAGCTTTAAACAGCTCGCGGATACGGGTTTAGTCGAGTTTCTGGATCAGACGTACTTCCACAGTCTAAGCTTCCTCGTGGCCGAGGAGGAGTTCGTCGACCAGATCAGAATGCACAGAGAGACTGTCAAAGCCCTCTTTGGCATGTACCCGACTTCTGTCGAGAACACGGAATTTATCTACAACAACTACGTCGGAAGGATATTCGACAGGCTCGGCTATAAAGTAGTTTTAACTGAGGGTGTTGAGCGAGTCCTAATGTGGAGAAGCCCTAACTATGTCTACAAGGCTAAGGGAGCCAGTATCCGAGTACTCATGCGGAACTATAGGCTCTCAGACGATATAGGCTTTAGGTTCGCGAGTGAGTGGTGGAGTGAGTACCCGCTTACGGCTGAAAAGTACTCTGCGTGGCTTGCAGCTACGCCAGGCGACGTGATTCTAGTAGCTATAGACTATGAGACATTTGGAGAGCATTTCCCAGCGGAAACGGGTATCCTTGAGTTCCTGCGCTGGCTACCAGGCGAAGTCCTAAAGTGGGAGAACTTGAGGTTCTCAACTCCAACCGAGGTCGCCGAAAGTGTCCCTCCACGTGACGAGATCGATGTCCCAGAGGGCGAGACTATCTCGTGGGCTGACCTCGAAAGAGACTTGAGCGCGTGGCTGGGTAATTTCATGCAGGACTACGCTTTCGAGAGGCTCAAGGATCTCTGGCTACAGATTAAAGCCCTACAGGACGGCCGGCTGTTGAGGCTTTGGAGGCTTCTTTCTATAAGTGACCACTTCTACTACATGTCTACTAAGGGTGGCGGGCCAGGAGACGTCCACTCCTACTTTAGCCCGTACAAGTCTCCTTTCCAGGCGTACATGTACTACTTGGATGTGCTTTCAGACCTTGAGGCACGGGTACGTTTTGCATTTGTGGAGAATCCAGAGGCAAGGTACAGGTACCTGTGGATGAGGCGTGTTAAAACGGGAGAGGAGTTTGTCTTTTTCTTGTCAGAGGGCAGGCCAACGGACATTGTAGCTTGGAATGTTTTCTCGTTTATAGAGGCTGTTGAGAGGGCCCCGGAAGAGAGCATACGTTTCCACCAGGAGAGGAATGACTTTGCCAAGTGGCTCGAGAGCAGTGTGGGCGAAAAAGTGCTGGCCGAGAGACTAAGCACAATAAAGCCGGAGGGGGCGCACGACTTGAGGGCGGCGATCCTAGGTGTCCTCTATGCGCGCAGGAGGGAGCTATTCGGCTTCTGA
- the ppa gene encoding inorganic diphosphatase codes for MKTLPAGKNPPEDIYVVIEIPMHSNVKYEVDKESGVVFVDRVLFTSMVFPFNYGFIPSTLEEDGDPVDVVLLSHDAFVPGSVVRARPIALLEMEDEAGPDSKVVAVPHEKIDNRFSRIRDIGDIDEGVKDRIKHFFEHYKELEPGKWVKVKTWHGREKALQVISKAIERYKSKV; via the coding sequence ATGAAGACGTTACCCGCCGGTAAAAACCCTCCTGAAGACATCTACGTTGTCATTGAGATACCGATGCATAGCAACGTGAAGTACGAAGTCGACAAGGAGAGCGGCGTAGTGTTCGTCGACAGAGTTCTATTCACGTCGATGGTGTTCCCATTCAACTACGGGTTTATACCCTCGACGCTCGAGGAGGACGGGGATCCGGTAGACGTCGTACTCTTGAGCCACGATGCCTTCGTACCAGGGAGCGTCGTGCGCGCTAGGCCGATTGCACTGCTGGAAATGGAGGACGAGGCAGGCCCCGACAGCAAGGTCGTAGCCGTCCCGCACGAGAAGATAGACAACAGGTTTAGCAGGATAAGAGACATCGGAGACATCGATGAAGGGGTGAAGGATAGAATCAAGCACTTCTTCGAGCACTATAAAGAGCTAGAGCCCGGCAAGTGGGTCAAAGTTAAAACGTGGCATGGCAGGGAGAAGGCGCTCCAGGTAATAAGCAAGGCTATCGAGCGCTACAAGAGCAAGGTTTAG
- a CDS encoding DUF72 domain-containing protein, whose product MVLLAQIRLKLYVGSSGWVYSWNPDGLEWYARESGFNAVELNMSFYSFPRQSTVVKWLEESGGLRWAVKVHRSITHIRRLNERAVPLWEKFRKVFAPLEERIDFYLFQLPPSATFTGEMKDRLRAFARLCDKIAVEPRHASWFREEVVAFFQENSIYFVTPDSPLFEGLPKLGAVNVNGVVYVRMHGRLVWYNYGYLDEELEEVARKVVEAGPERAYIFFNNNHDMLGDGRRIIEIFSEKYGVKLA is encoded by the coding sequence ATGGTTCTTTTAGCACAGATCCGCTTGAAGCTCTACGTCGGGTCGTCGGGATGGGTCTACAGCTGGAATCCTGACGGGCTCGAATGGTACGCCAGGGAGTCTGGCTTCAACGCCGTGGAGCTTAACATGAGTTTCTACAGCTTCCCGAGGCAGAGCACCGTCGTTAAGTGGCTGGAGGAATCGGGTGGGCTACGCTGGGCCGTGAAAGTCCACAGGAGCATCACGCACATTAGGAGGCTCAACGAGAGAGCTGTGCCTTTGTGGGAGAAGTTCCGTAAGGTATTCGCCCCTTTGGAGGAGAGGATAGACTTCTACCTCTTCCAGCTCCCGCCGAGCGCCACGTTTACGGGCGAGATGAAAGATAGGCTTAGGGCTTTCGCCAGGCTATGCGACAAGATCGCCGTCGAGCCTAGACACGCCTCGTGGTTTCGCGAAGAAGTAGTGGCTTTCTTCCAGGAAAACAGTATTTATTTCGTGACGCCTGACTCTCCTCTATTCGAGGGCCTCCCGAAATTAGGCGCTGTGAACGTTAATGGAGTAGTGTATGTTAGGATGCACGGGCGGCTTGTATGGTACAATTACGGCTACCTGGACGAGGAGCTAGAGGAGGTTGCCAGAAAAGTCGTCGAGGCGGGGCCGGAGAGAGCGTACATCTTCTTTAACAACAACCATGACATGCTGGGCGATGGCAGAAGGATAATTGAGATATTCTCGGAGAAATACGGCGTAAAGCTTGCTTAG